A genome region from Panicum virgatum strain AP13 chromosome 4K, P.virgatum_v5, whole genome shotgun sequence includes the following:
- the LOC120703820 gene encoding auxin-responsive protein IAA23-like, with the protein MSTTSANSAASPAVSGLDYDDTALTLALPGSSSSAGADDRKRAHADHDRPPSPKARAVGWPPVRAYRRNALRDDEAKLVKVAVDGAPYLRKVDLAAHDGYAALLRALRGMFASCLGVGAAGRLVDAATGAEYVPTYEDKDGDWMLVGDVPFKMFVDSCKRIRLMKSSEASNLSPRASSQ; encoded by the exons ATGTCGACGACCTCCGCCAActccgcggcgtcgccggcggtgTCCGGCCTGGACTACGACGACACGGCGCTCACGCTCGCCCTcccgggctcctcctcctccgccggcgccgacgaccgCAAGCGCGCCCACGCCGACCACGACAGGCCGCCCTCCCCGAA GGCGCGGGCCGTGGGGTGGCCGCCGGTGCGCGCGTACCGGCGCAACGCGCTGCGCGACGACGAGGCCAAGCTCGTCAAGGTGGCCGTGGACGGCGCACCGTACCTGCGCAAGGTGGACCTCGCGGCGCACGACGGGTACGCGGCGCTGCTCCGCGCGCTGCGCGGCATGTTCGCCTCCTgcctcggcgtcggcgccgccgggaggctcgtcgacgccgccaccggcgccgaGTACGTGCCCACCTACGAGGACAAGGACGGCGACTGGATGCTCGTCGGAGACGTCCCCTTCAA GATGTTCGTCGACTCGTGCAAGCGGATCCGTCTCATGAAGAGCTCCGAGGCCAGCAACCTAT CTCCAAGGGCATCATCCCAATGA